From one Staphylococcus kloosii genomic stretch:
- a CDS encoding ATP-dependent Clp protease proteolytic subunit: MTKDTQNNNQSDVLTEKLLETRTVVISGEINDEVARDVCNKLLLLESMSDDPINLFISTQGGHVDSGFYIRDMINFIKPKVNIIGSGWVVSAGIFIYLSGEKERRYSLPNTRFMMHQPSGGAQGQSTELEITAKEIVRTRRKINEIIAQETGQSVEKVEEDTNRDYWLTAEEAQQYGIVNKIINTRDEIK, from the coding sequence ATGACTAAAGATACTCAAAATAATAACCAATCAGATGTGCTTACAGAAAAACTATTAGAAACTAGAACTGTAGTGATTTCCGGGGAAATAAACGATGAGGTTGCCAGAGACGTCTGCAACAAATTATTATTGTTAGAATCTATGAGTGACGACCCTATTAATTTATTTATTTCAACACAAGGCGGCCACGTAGATTCTGGTTTTTATATACGTGATATGATTAATTTTATTAAACCTAAAGTTAATATTATAGGTTCAGGTTGGGTAGTAAGTGCCGGTATTTTCATCTATTTATCAGGAGAAAAAGAAAGAAGATACAGCCTGCCTAATACAAGATTTATGATGCACCAACCAAGTGGCGGTGCCCAAGGACAATCAACTGAACTTGAAATTACTGCAAAAGAAATCGTTAGAACTAGACGTAAAATCAACGAAATCATTGCACAAGAAACAGGTCAATCTGTAGAAAAAGTAGAAGAAGATACAAATAGAGACTACTGGTTAACAGCCGAAGAAGCGCAACAATATGGTATCGTAAATAAAATTATTAATACGCGAGATGAAATTAAATAA
- a CDS encoding MepB family protein, protein MSNGDVTHYNSLALLKKMFSHIPNNAIEIETWNSEYEALNLYVDGKCYKSRLAKKTPKKAGYFVAIWRKNQQNKNTPFKYEDFPDTLVINVLDNNHKGQFIFPKDILLKKGIVQSELYNGKMALRVYPDWEQQLNKTALKTQQWQSEYFVDLSHNY, encoded by the coding sequence ATGTCGAATGGCGATGTAACTCATTATAATTCTTTAGCATTACTAAAAAAGATGTTTTCTCATATACCAAATAATGCCATTGAAATAGAAACGTGGAATAGTGAATATGAAGCTTTGAATCTATACGTGGACGGTAAATGTTATAAGAGTAGATTGGCTAAGAAAACACCGAAAAAAGCAGGCTATTTTGTAGCAATATGGCGTAAAAACCAACAAAACAAAAATACGCCATTTAAATATGAAGATTTTCCCGATACATTGGTCATTAATGTTCTTGATAACAATCATAAAGGTCAATTTATTTTCCCTAAGGACATATTATTAAAAAAGGGAATAGTGCAGTCAGAATTATATAACGGTAAGATGGCTTTGCGTGTTTATCCAGATTGGGAACAACAATTAAACAAAACTGCATTAAAAACACAGCAATGGCAAAGCGAGTATTTTGTGGATTTATCCCATAATTATTAA
- a CDS encoding YjdF family protein, with amino-acid sequence MDLSLFHNGQFFVALVEYKTEGKSKFVKYTFGTEPNDEQILNFIHYKLLPLLNATQTTVDTKVKSNKVNPKRIQRQVVKAQRAPKDITKAQLAIKEEQQLHKKQRKKLSKAKKDAFKARKRKIKREKAKAKHKGK; translated from the coding sequence ATGGACTTATCATTATTTCATAATGGCCAATTTTTCGTTGCACTTGTTGAATATAAGACAGAAGGGAAGTCTAAATTTGTTAAATATACTTTTGGTACAGAACCAAACGATGAACAAATATTAAATTTTATTCATTACAAGTTGTTACCGCTGTTAAATGCTACGCAGACGACGGTAGATACCAAAGTGAAAAGCAATAAAGTTAATCCTAAACGTATACAAAGACAAGTGGTTAAAGCACAACGAGCACCTAAAGATATAACTAAAGCACAGTTGGCGATTAAGGAAGAACAACAACTGCACAAGAAACAACGTAAAAAATTAAGTAAGGCAAAAAAAGATGCCTTTAAGGCACGTAAGCGTAAGATCAAACGTGAAAAAGCGAAAGCCAAACATAAAGGTAAATAA
- a CDS encoding HAD family hydrolase, which produces MIKAILFDLDQTLLNRQASVEHFIEAQYERYIDYLSHISKAKFKSKFMDFDNNGYVWKDKVYAQLIDYFNIQGLTKDELLEDYITTFCDYCVPFPYLFNMLHDLTAKNYKLGIITNGKYPFQLHNIKALKLDTYIDTILISEQENIKKPNPQIFEKAAKNLGLSMHECLFVGDNFESDYQAAKNAGMHAILKTNHQAVPNCNTPFINDLDELIPLLKNV; this is translated from the coding sequence ATGATTAAAGCAATCCTATTCGATTTGGATCAAACATTATTAAATAGGCAAGCCTCTGTTGAACATTTTATTGAAGCACAATATGAACGATATATTGATTATTTAAGTCATATATCAAAAGCTAAGTTCAAAAGTAAATTTATGGATTTTGATAATAATGGCTACGTGTGGAAGGACAAAGTCTATGCCCAGCTAATCGATTATTTTAATATTCAAGGTCTAACGAAGGATGAATTATTAGAAGATTATATAACTACTTTTTGTGATTATTGTGTGCCTTTTCCGTATTTATTCAATATGTTACATGATTTAACAGCTAAAAATTATAAATTAGGAATTATCACAAATGGCAAGTATCCCTTTCAACTGCATAATATAAAAGCGTTAAAATTGGATACATATATAGATACTATTTTAATATCAGAACAAGAAAATATTAAAAAACCAAATCCCCAAATTTTTGAAAAAGCCGCTAAAAATCTCGGTTTATCAATGCATGAGTGTTTATTCGTCGGTGATAACTTCGAAAGTGATTACCAAGCTGCTAAAAATGCCGGCATGCATGCTATATTGAAAACAAATCATCAAGCTGTACCTAACTGTAACACGCCTTTTATCAATGATTTGGACGAACTAATACCGTTATTAAAAAACGTCTAG
- a CDS encoding complement inhibitor SCIN family protein, whose amino-acid sequence MNIKNKLIIGIAGALLFTTSVSTVQESKVSAAEKYQFHNYSVSPKENLQSLLDSRHYYVKWAKETGSSYYQNKLKSVLRYADKKKNSKNEAVVLTAINKVSSIYNEVFEVHLQSEAGQAELSKKKHQLNGLITQAQSYLTESHLSVNQDEAQLKTSVARAQNLLAGSYATYELDNAITELKQRIQSVEDYKNL is encoded by the coding sequence ATGAACATCAAGAATAAATTAATTATTGGTATTGCAGGTGCATTATTATTTACGACAAGTGTTTCAACAGTACAAGAGAGTAAAGTAAGTGCAGCAGAGAAATATCAATTCCATAATTACTCAGTTTCACCAAAAGAAAATTTACAAAGCTTGCTCGATTCACGTCACTACTATGTTAAGTGGGCAAAGGAAACTGGATCTAGTTATTATCAAAATAAATTAAAAAGCGTATTAAGATATGCTGATAAAAAGAAAAATTCTAAAAATGAGGCAGTCGTTTTAACAGCTATCAATAAAGTATCATCAATCTATAACGAAGTATTTGAAGTTCATTTACAATCTGAAGCTGGTCAAGCGGAGTTAAGTAAGAAAAAGCATCAACTAAATGGCCTTATAACACAAGCTCAAAGTTATTTAACTGAGAGTCATTTATCAGTAAACCAAGACGAGGCTCAATTAAAAACTTCTGTAGCACGTGCACAAAACTTATTAGCTGGTAGCTATGCAACATATGAACTTGATAATGCTATTACAGAATTAAAGCAACGTATTCAAAGTGTTGAAGATTATAAAAATTTGTAA